The proteins below are encoded in one region of Bifidobacterium catenulatum DSM 16992 = JCM 1194 = LMG 11043:
- the rpsB gene encoding 30S ribosomal protein S2 has product MAQINMSDMLKAGLHFGHQTRRWNPKMKQFILTQRNGIHIINLFKSLDMIDKAYDFIKATVAHNGTVLFVGTKKQAQEAVSNQATRVNMPYVSERWLGGMLTNFQTVSKRVSRLKELEEMDFTDVRGSGLTKKELLLLEREKDKLAKQLGGIRNMNRTPSAMFVVDVNKEALAVEEAHKLGIPVVAIVDTNADPESVEYPIAANDDAIRGIELLTSLMADAVAEGLLERSGKASKAEGEAEQPMAAWEKELLTEGAPAADAPAEAEAEGEAKAE; this is encoded by the coding sequence ATGGCTCAGATCAATATGAGCGATATGCTGAAGGCAGGCCTGCACTTCGGCCACCAGACCCGTCGTTGGAACCCGAAGATGAAGCAGTTCATTCTCACCCAGCGCAACGGCATCCACATCATCAACCTGTTCAAGTCGCTCGACATGATCGATAAGGCCTATGACTTCATCAAGGCTACCGTCGCCCATAACGGCACCGTGCTGTTCGTCGGCACCAAGAAGCAGGCTCAGGAAGCCGTTTCCAATCAGGCTACCCGTGTTAACATGCCGTATGTTTCCGAGCGTTGGCTCGGCGGTATGTTGACCAATTTCCAGACCGTGTCCAAGCGCGTCTCCCGTCTCAAGGAACTCGAAGAGATGGACTTCACCGACGTTCGCGGCTCCGGCCTGACCAAGAAGGAACTGCTCCTTCTCGAGCGTGAGAAGGACAAGCTGGCCAAGCAGCTGGGCGGTATCCGTAACATGAACCGTACTCCGTCCGCCATGTTCGTGGTTGACGTCAACAAGGAAGCCCTGGCTGTCGAGGAAGCTCACAAGCTGGGTATTCCGGTTGTCGCCATCGTCGACACCAATGCTGATCCGGAGTCCGTCGAGTACCCGATCGCAGCCAACGATGACGCCATCCGTGGCATTGAACTGCTGACCAGCCTCATGGCTGACGCAGTGGCCGAGGGTCTGCTGGAGCGTTCCGGCAAGGCATCCAAGGCTGAAGGCGAAGCCGAGCAGCCGATGGCAGCTTGGGAGAAGGAGCTTCTCACTGAGGGCGCTCCGGCCGCTGACGCACCGGCTGAGGCCGAAGCTGAAGGCGAAGCCAAGGCTGAGTGA
- a CDS encoding peptide deformylase encodes MAIREIRVVPDPVLRTPCDPIKEITPAVRHLVQDLLDTVDDPGRAGLSANQIGVGLRAFSYNIDGKIGYVLNPVLEETSGEQYGDEGCLSVPGLWYKTRRADYARVRGIDLDGKTVVLEGHGIMGRMLQHETDHLDGHVYLDRLEKEERREAMRYMRNHRK; translated from the coding sequence TTGGCAATACGTGAGATTCGAGTCGTACCTGATCCGGTGCTGCGCACTCCCTGCGACCCCATCAAGGAGATTACGCCGGCTGTGCGTCACCTGGTGCAGGATCTGCTTGATACCGTTGACGATCCGGGACGTGCCGGTCTGTCGGCCAACCAGATTGGCGTGGGCTTGAGAGCGTTCTCCTACAACATCGACGGCAAGATCGGATACGTGCTCAACCCTGTCCTTGAAGAAACCAGCGGCGAACAGTACGGGGATGAGGGGTGCCTGTCCGTGCCTGGATTGTGGTACAAGACTCGTCGTGCCGATTATGCTCGTGTGCGTGGCATCGATTTGGACGGTAAGACGGTCGTGCTGGAAGGACATGGCATTATGGGCCGCATGCTGCAGCATGAAACCGACCATCTGGATGGCCATGTCTATCTCGATCGTTTGGAGAAAGAGGAACGTCGTGAGGCGATGCGCTACATGCGCAATCACCGCAAGTAA
- a CDS encoding AMP-dependent synthetase/ligase, translating into MLREFIPEPAYSTTDEDTVFALLSRRAERDPEDLIAQWQDDETRRWHDVTAGEMLERVRAVAKGLLGLGVKTGNMVVIYSPTCYEWGVVDFACAAIGAVSVPVYETDSAKQAESIVEEVNPVIAFAGDSAHTQTLEQIREGHSSLRYVFNFKADGLDAVADFGEGVSEDALDQVIARVKADDMLTIVYTSGSTGKPKGAMLSHRNFTHIVLNGYIILDEMLYQPNRLMLFLPLAHCFARYIQYVAIGGQGVVGYLPGAKHLLADLRSFKPTYLLGVPRVFEKVYNAASQKAGAGIRGRVFAKAFDHFVQWSKDEQEIGRHSIAARAEHSFFMSVVGKSIRSALGPNMRYLACGGAPLNVDLAHFFNGMDDITFIQGYGMTETAAPMIVNWQNANRVGSVGKPGPGMGVRTDDDGELQVMGPNVFLGYYKKPELTADVKMADGWLKTGDLGTIDDDGFVYITGRKKDIIITAGGKNVSPAPMEDIINTCPIVSHGVVVGDGKPFIGALIELDQEMVRSWLAQQGLDSNMSMGQIARNDAVRAFIQQYVEKANANVSRAESVRKFEILEEEFSQENGTLTASLKVVRPKVLKRYENIIDNVLYAPKPSNRPLPKTVQILDRTTETVKQASESMRQASESVSPKVRQAFDTMQDKIKKQSEENDGESSMPVGPSETEKTTMIEER; encoded by the coding sequence ATGTTGAGAGAATTTATACCAGAACCTGCGTATAGCACCACGGATGAGGATACCGTTTTCGCATTGCTCTCCAGACGTGCTGAACGTGATCCCGAGGATCTCATCGCCCAATGGCAGGACGATGAGACTCGTCGTTGGCATGACGTCACGGCTGGGGAGATGCTCGAACGTGTGCGTGCGGTCGCGAAAGGCCTTCTTGGCTTGGGGGTCAAGACCGGCAATATGGTGGTTATCTATTCGCCTACCTGCTACGAATGGGGAGTCGTTGATTTTGCCTGCGCCGCGATTGGAGCGGTAAGCGTGCCTGTATACGAGACCGATTCCGCCAAGCAGGCCGAGTCAATTGTCGAAGAAGTGAATCCGGTTATCGCTTTCGCTGGCGATTCCGCGCACACGCAAACGCTTGAGCAGATCCGCGAAGGTCACAGCAGCTTACGTTATGTTTTCAATTTCAAGGCGGATGGTCTCGATGCCGTTGCCGATTTCGGAGAGGGCGTCAGCGAGGACGCGCTTGATCAGGTGATCGCCAGAGTCAAGGCCGATGACATGCTCACCATTGTGTATACGTCCGGCTCCACAGGCAAGCCCAAAGGCGCCATGCTGTCTCACCGGAACTTCACGCATATCGTGTTGAACGGCTACATCATTCTCGACGAAATGCTGTATCAGCCGAATCGTCTGATGCTGTTCCTGCCGTTGGCACACTGTTTCGCCCGTTACATCCAATATGTTGCGATTGGCGGGCAAGGAGTGGTCGGCTATCTTCCGGGAGCCAAGCATCTGCTCGCCGATTTGCGTAGCTTCAAACCGACCTATCTGCTGGGAGTTCCCCGCGTGTTCGAAAAGGTGTACAACGCGGCTTCGCAGAAGGCCGGAGCTGGCATTCGGGGAAGGGTGTTCGCTAAAGCATTTGATCATTTTGTGCAATGGTCAAAGGACGAGCAGGAAATCGGACGTCATTCCATCGCGGCTCGCGCCGAACATTCGTTCTTCATGTCTGTCGTGGGTAAATCCATCCGCTCCGCTTTGGGGCCGAACATGAGGTACCTAGCCTGCGGAGGAGCTCCCCTGAACGTCGATCTCGCCCATTTCTTCAACGGTATGGATGATATTACCTTCATCCAAGGCTACGGTATGACGGAAACTGCCGCGCCGATGATCGTCAATTGGCAGAATGCCAACCGTGTCGGTTCGGTAGGCAAGCCTGGTCCCGGTATGGGTGTGCGGACCGACGATGATGGGGAACTGCAGGTGATGGGTCCTAATGTGTTCCTGGGCTATTACAAGAAACCAGAGTTGACGGCCGACGTCAAGATGGCTGATGGCTGGTTGAAGACCGGCGATTTGGGAACCATCGACGATGATGGCTTTGTGTATATCACGGGACGCAAGAAAGACATCATCATCACTGCTGGTGGCAAGAACGTCAGTCCTGCGCCCATGGAAGACATCATCAACACCTGCCCGATAGTGTCGCATGGTGTAGTGGTCGGCGACGGCAAACCATTCATCGGGGCCCTGATCGAGCTTGATCAGGAGATGGTCCGTTCTTGGCTTGCGCAGCAGGGACTTGACAGCAACATGTCCATGGGGCAGATCGCAAGGAACGATGCCGTGCGAGCGTTTATCCAGCAGTATGTTGAAAAAGCGAACGCGAACGTTTCCCGCGCAGAATCCGTACGCAAGTTCGAAATCCTCGAAGAGGAGTTCAGCCAGGAAAACGGCACGCTGACGGCGAGCCTGAAGGTCGTCAGACCAAAAGTGCTCAAACGGTATGAGAACATCATCGACAACGTGTTGTATGCTCCAAAACCATCCAACAGGCCATTGCCGAAGACGGTGCAGATCCTTGACCGCACTACGGAAACGGTCAAGCAGGCATCCGAATCCATGCGGCAGGCATCCGAATCCGTAAGCCCGAAGGTTCGGCAGGCATTTGATACCATGCAGGATAAAATCAAGAAGCAGTCCGAAGAAAATGACGGCGAGTCGTCGATGCCTGTGGGCCCATCGGAAACTGAGAAAACAACTATGATTGAGGAGAGATAG
- a CDS encoding ribose-phosphate diphosphokinase has translation MVSAILEGKPDKNLILVTGRTHPKLAAEVAEQLGIDVLETTAYDFANGEMYVRYTESVRGADVFVLQSHAAPINQSIMEQLIMIDALKRASARSITAVCPLLGYSRQDKKHRGREPISCRLMFDLLKTAGADRIMSVDLHAAQSQGFFDGPVDHLIAMPVLVDYIRDRFANQLDNVAVVSPDAGRIRVAEQWAQRLGGGPLAFVHKTRDITRPNQAVANRVVGDVEGKDCVLVDDLIDTAGTIAGACSVLKNAGAKSVTVVATHGVLSGPAVERLKNSGVREVVLTDTVPIPEEKRWDGLTVLSIAPLLASAIRAVFEDGSVAELFDTYPEHHGQGFLFA, from the coding sequence ATGGTGAGCGCAATCCTTGAAGGAAAGCCGGATAAAAACCTTATCCTTGTCACAGGCAGAACACATCCGAAACTGGCGGCGGAAGTCGCCGAACAACTCGGCATCGACGTTCTGGAAACCACAGCATACGACTTCGCCAACGGCGAGATGTACGTGCGCTACACCGAATCCGTGCGTGGCGCGGACGTGTTCGTACTGCAAAGTCACGCAGCTCCGATCAATCAGTCGATCATGGAGCAGCTCATCATGATTGATGCGCTCAAGCGTGCCTCCGCACGTTCCATCACGGCGGTCTGTCCACTGCTGGGCTATTCCCGCCAAGACAAGAAGCATCGCGGCCGCGAACCTATTTCGTGCCGCCTGATGTTCGACCTGCTGAAGACTGCGGGCGCCGACCGTATTATGAGCGTCGACCTGCATGCGGCACAGTCCCAGGGCTTCTTCGACGGTCCGGTCGACCATCTCATCGCTATGCCGGTGCTTGTTGACTACATTCGTGATCGTTTCGCCAACCAACTTGACAACGTAGCCGTCGTATCCCCGGATGCAGGCCGCATTCGCGTTGCGGAACAGTGGGCGCAGCGTCTTGGCGGCGGCCCGCTCGCCTTCGTGCACAAGACGCGCGACATCACCCGTCCGAATCAGGCAGTCGCCAACCGAGTCGTGGGCGACGTCGAAGGCAAGGACTGCGTGCTTGTCGACGATCTGATCGATACCGCTGGAACCATCGCAGGCGCCTGCAGCGTGCTCAAGAACGCCGGCGCCAAGTCGGTGACCGTTGTCGCCACGCATGGCGTGCTGTCTGGTCCAGCTGTCGAACGTTTGAAGAACAGTGGCGTCCGAGAGGTCGTGCTCACCGACACCGTGCCGATTCCTGAAGAGAAGCGTTGGGACGGTTTGACCGTGCTATCAATCGCGCCGCTTCTGGCCAGCGCCATCCGCGCTGTGTTCGAAGACGGCTCCGTGGCTGAACTGTTTGACACTTATCCGGAACACCACGGCCAGGGTTTCCTGTTCGCCTGA
- the nadD gene encoding nicotinate-nucleotide adenylyltransferase — MRPESAEADSELAISYVVEPERRMSGLSVESAGFAVATGRRSARGNWHSRLRIGIMGGTFDPIHNGHLVAASEVSWVYDLDEVIFVPTGRPVFKLDKNVTNAEDRYLMTVIATASNPKFTVSRVDIDRPGVTYTIDTLRDIRAQYPDAELFFITGADAVAEIMQWKDADKMWDLAHFVAVTRPGYSSPEGAKLPEGKVDTLEIPALAISSTDVRRRAEHGEPVWYLVPDGVVQYIGKHGLYR, encoded by the coding sequence CATCAGCTATGTGGTGGAACCGGAACGGCGCATGTCCGGCCTTTCCGTGGAATCAGCAGGTTTCGCGGTGGCCACGGGCCGACGTTCAGCGCGCGGCAACTGGCATAGCAGGCTTCGCATCGGCATCATGGGCGGTACGTTCGATCCCATCCACAACGGCCACTTGGTGGCGGCGTCAGAAGTGTCATGGGTGTATGACCTTGACGAAGTGATTTTCGTACCGACAGGACGTCCCGTATTCAAACTCGACAAGAACGTCACCAACGCGGAAGACCGCTATCTCATGACGGTCATCGCCACCGCATCCAATCCGAAATTCACCGTATCACGCGTGGACATCGACCGTCCGGGAGTCACCTACACCATCGATACGTTGCGAGACATCCGTGCGCAATATCCCGACGCGGAACTCTTCTTCATCACCGGAGCCGACGCGGTCGCGGAAATCATGCAATGGAAAGACGCCGACAAAATGTGGGATCTGGCCCACTTCGTGGCCGTGACCCGCCCCGGATACTCATCGCCAGAAGGGGCGAAACTGCCGGAAGGCAAGGTCGATACGTTGGAAATACCGGCGCTGGCGATTTCTTCGACCGATGTACGTCGACGCGCGGAACACGGGGAACCTGTTTGGTATCTCGTACCGGACGGCGTGGTGCAATATATTGGCAAGCACGGACTGTACCGGTAA